A genomic stretch from Armatimonadota bacterium includes:
- a CDS encoding sugar phosphate isomerase/epimerase — protein sequence MRTDGSGRVESHMSASTPRLGLNGATTGQTDLLTDVKIAAEAGYDALELRDAKIEVYLRGGHTLSDLRTRLQDAGIEPLSINALDRSTLVAGAAWEAAARRCATLCDWAAALDCPYVVVVPSPLPDGLRREDAVGPTVEALRQMGEIALRRGVRIGFEFLGFGDCSVRTLSEAAAIVDDCDRRTVGLVIDAFHFHVGGSSWHALDALDPARLFVVHLDDAEDRPLGDLRDAHRRLPGDGVLPLGAFVRGLQHIGYRGVYSLELFPADDALGYQDPLALARVGRERMAALFEDRG from the coding sequence ATGCGCACGGACGGGTCGGGGCGGGTCGAGAGTCACATGTCGGCGAGCACGCCCAGGCTGGGACTCAACGGTGCCACCACCGGACAGACCGACCTGCTCACCGACGTGAAAATCGCGGCGGAGGCCGGCTACGACGCGCTGGAGCTGCGGGATGCGAAGATCGAGGTCTACCTGCGCGGTGGCCACACCCTGTCGGACCTGCGAACCAGACTGCAAGACGCGGGGATCGAACCCCTGAGCATCAATGCCCTAGACCGCTCGACGCTGGTGGCCGGCGCCGCGTGGGAGGCGGCCGCGCGCCGGTGCGCCACCCTCTGCGATTGGGCGGCGGCGCTCGACTGCCCCTATGTCGTGGTCGTGCCGAGTCCGCTCCCGGACGGTCTGCGACGCGAGGACGCCGTCGGTCCGACCGTGGAGGCGCTGCGGCAGATGGGTGAGATCGCGTTGCGGCGCGGCGTGCGCATCGGGTTCGAGTTCCTGGGCTTTGGGGACTGTTCGGTGCGTACGCTGTCGGAGGCGGCGGCCATCGTGGACGATTGCGACCGCCGCACCGTCGGGTTGGTGATCGACGCGTTCCACTTCCACGTGGGCGGATCGTCCTGGCACGCGTTGGACGCCCTCGACCCGGCGAGGTTGTTCGTCGTGCACCTGGACGACGCCGAAGACAGGCCCCTAGGAGATCTGCGCGATGCCCACCGGCGGCTGCCCGGTGACGGGGTGCTGCCGCTGGGAGCATTTGTCCGGGGCCTGCAGCACATCGGGTACCGTGGCGTCTACTCGCTCGAACTGTTCCCGGCAGACGACGCCCTCGGGTACCAGGATCCGCTGGCGCTCGCTCGGGTGGGCCGGGAGAGGATGGCGGCGCTGTTCGAAGATAGGGGGTAA